The Terriglobia bacterium genome window below encodes:
- a CDS encoding aldehyde dehydrogenase family protein: MTAKTANSLLEALGVRALSPGACTGSWIETRGPELVSFNPTTGEPIAAVRQATSDDYEHVAAEALKAFGSWRMTPAPKRGEIIRQLGDELRRNKVHLGRLVSLEAGKILSEGLGEVQEMIDICDFAVGLSRQLYGLTMHSERPMHRMYEQWHPLGPIGIVSAFNFPVAVWSWNAAIAAVCGDTMIWKPSSKTPLTAVAVQNICNEVMKRNGLEGVFGLVIGRGKDVGETMLHDRRIPMISATGSCRMGRRIARVVGERLGRTILELGGNNAIVVMDDASLDLAVRAILFGAVGTAGQRCTSTRRVIVQRGIAKDLTERLVAAYRGVRIGDPLDENTLMGPLIDGEAVDIMMAALERVKDEGGAVLCGGKRLDRPGYFVEPTLVRAQKGLEVAKDETFAPILYVYEVDTLEEAIALHNDVPQGLSSAIFTASLISAETFLSHRGSDCGIANVNIGTSGAEIGGAFGGEKDTGGGRESGSDSWKHYMRRQTNTINWGRELPLAQAVKFDL; encoded by the coding sequence ATGACGGCGAAGACGGCCAATTCACTGCTCGAGGCACTCGGAGTCCGCGCGTTGAGCCCGGGCGCGTGCACGGGCTCCTGGATCGAGACCCGCGGTCCCGAGCTCGTGTCCTTCAATCCCACCACCGGCGAGCCGATCGCCGCGGTCCGGCAGGCCACTTCCGACGACTACGAGCACGTGGCCGCCGAAGCTCTGAAGGCGTTCGGGTCGTGGCGGATGACCCCCGCGCCGAAGCGAGGCGAGATCATCCGGCAGCTCGGGGATGAGCTCCGCAGGAACAAGGTGCACCTCGGAAGGCTCGTCTCCCTCGAGGCCGGCAAGATCCTCTCCGAGGGGCTGGGCGAGGTCCAGGAGATGATCGACATCTGCGACTTCGCCGTCGGCCTGTCCCGGCAGCTCTACGGGCTCACGATGCACTCCGAGCGGCCGATGCACCGGATGTACGAGCAGTGGCACCCTCTGGGCCCCATCGGGATCGTCAGCGCGTTCAATTTCCCGGTGGCGGTCTGGTCGTGGAACGCGGCCATCGCGGCGGTCTGCGGCGACACGATGATCTGGAAGCCGTCGTCCAAGACCCCGCTCACCGCCGTGGCCGTCCAGAACATCTGCAACGAGGTGATGAAGCGCAACGGCCTCGAGGGAGTGTTCGGCCTCGTCATCGGCCGCGGGAAGGACGTGGGGGAAACGATGCTCCACGACCGGAGGATCCCGATGATCTCCGCCACCGGCTCGTGCCGGATGGGGCGGCGGATCGCGAGGGTCGTGGGCGAGCGGCTCGGCAGGACGATCCTGGAGCTGGGCGGGAACAACGCGATCGTCGTGATGGACGACGCGAGCCTCGACCTGGCGGTCCGGGCGATCCTGTTCGGTGCGGTGGGGACCGCGGGTCAGCGCTGCACTTCGACGCGACGGGTGATCGTCCAGAGGGGGATCGCGAAGGACCTGACCGAGCGACTCGTCGCGGCCTATCGAGGGGTCCGAATCGGAGATCCGCTGGACGAGAATACCCTGATGGGCCCGCTGATCGACGGGGAAGCGGTGGACATCATGATGGCGGCCCTCGAACGCGTGAAGGACGAGGGGGGCGCCGTGCTCTGCGGCGGGAAGAGGCTGGACCGGCCCGGGTACTTCGTCGAGCCGACCCTCGTGAGGGCGCAGAAGGGGCTCGAGGTCGCGAAGGACGAGACCTTCGCTCCGATCCTCTACGTCTACGAGGTGGACACCCTGGAGGAGGCGATCGCGCTCCACAACGACGTGCCGCAGGGTCTCTCGTCGGCGATCTTCACCGCCAGCCTGATCTCGGCCGAGACGTTTCTCTCCCACCGCGGGAGCGACTGCGGAATCGCGAACGTGAACATCGGGACGTCGGGCGCCGAGATCGGCGGGGCGTTCGGGGGCGAGAAGGACACCGGCGGCGGTCGCGAGTCCGGCTCCGATTCGTGGAAGCACTACATGCGTCGGCAGACCAACACGATCAACTGGGGGCGCGAGCTTCCGCTCGCTCAGGCCGTGAAGTTCGACCTGTGA
- a CDS encoding S8 family serine peptidase, whose translation MTRWIRVPRMLALALAALLLVVAAGAAPESSPPPDARIDPWLLIHLEDTVADSFLVLFDRSDTLRSALASARGKGRPGRSVYDLLRARARNAQSSVRAWLDGRGIAYRPLYIVNGLEVTGDLRVARTLAARPDVVRIVGNPSVRGIEAGSLSPLLTCGLPYGLQTIHASQVWTQDGASGQGVVVASADTGVQWDHPALIGNYRGWDGQAAHHDFNWHDAIQDLPAPFDDHGHGTHTTGTMVGDSGTGEQVGVAPGARWIACRNMDHGNGRPSTYLECNQFFLAPYPHGGDPEVDGDPSRAPDVINNSWTCPPSEGCDPLVLEDSFATLQAAGILPVAAAGNSGSSCSTVSDPPAIYQEAFVAGATDSSNTLASFSSRGPVTSDGSGRIRPDVAAPGVAVCSSLPTNSYGSFSGTSMASPHTAGTAALLWSARPQLKNLVGITRCVLSRSTNPSVRLSFSQSCGGTTSDMRPNNMFGWGLVDAYAAVHFGPDGDADGVADACDCAPSDAGSYDAPGELHALTFADASTVEWESLSREAGNGTVYDLLRGSLVDLASAGTIASATCLADGSAASSFADATIPAPEQGYYYVARARNGCGSGDWGDDSTGKPRSHADCP comes from the coding sequence GTGACGAGATGGATCCGGGTTCCGCGGATGCTCGCGCTGGCGCTCGCTGCGTTGCTCCTCGTCGTGGCCGCGGGCGCCGCACCGGAGTCGTCGCCACCCCCTGACGCGAGGATCGATCCCTGGCTCCTCATCCACCTCGAGGACACGGTCGCGGATTCGTTCCTGGTCCTATTCGACCGCTCCGACACGCTCCGATCGGCCCTGGCGTCGGCGAGAGGAAAGGGCCGCCCCGGTCGATCGGTCTACGATCTCCTGCGCGCTCGTGCGCGCAACGCTCAGTCCTCCGTCCGGGCCTGGCTGGACGGGAGAGGGATCGCGTACCGGCCGCTGTACATCGTGAACGGGCTCGAGGTCACGGGAGACCTGAGGGTGGCCCGGACCCTCGCGGCACGCCCCGACGTCGTCCGGATCGTCGGGAACCCGTCGGTTCGGGGGATCGAGGCGGGGTCCCTCTCCCCGCTCCTGACGTGCGGACTCCCCTACGGCCTTCAAACGATCCACGCGAGTCAGGTCTGGACCCAGGACGGCGCCAGCGGTCAGGGGGTCGTGGTCGCGTCGGCCGACACGGGAGTCCAGTGGGACCATCCTGCGCTCATCGGCAATTACCGCGGTTGGGACGGCCAGGCGGCCCATCATGACTTCAACTGGCACGACGCGATCCAGGACCTCCCGGCGCCGTTCGACGACCACGGTCACGGCACCCACACCACGGGCACCATGGTCGGCGACAGCGGAACGGGCGAGCAGGTCGGGGTGGCGCCGGGGGCCCGCTGGATCGCCTGCCGCAACATGGACCACGGGAACGGCCGTCCCTCGACCTACCTCGAGTGCAACCAGTTCTTCCTCGCCCCGTACCCGCACGGCGGCGACCCCGAGGTGGACGGCGATCCGTCCCGAGCCCCCGACGTGATCAACAACTCCTGGACCTGCCCGCCGTCCGAGGGGTGCGATCCCCTGGTGCTCGAGGACAGCTTCGCGACGCTTCAAGCGGCGGGGATCCTGCCGGTGGCGGCCGCGGGGAACAGCGGTTCGTCGTGCTCCACGGTGAGTGACCCGCCCGCGATCTACCAAGAAGCGTTCGTGGCCGGCGCAACCGATTCGTCGAACACGCTGGCGTCGTTCTCGTCGCGAGGGCCGGTCACCTCGGACGGGAGTGGCCGTATCCGCCCGGACGTGGCCGCGCCCGGAGTCGCCGTCTGCTCCTCGCTCCCCACCAACTCCTACGGGAGCTTCAGCGGGACGAGCATGGCGAGCCCGCACACCGCCGGGACCGCCGCGCTCCTCTGGTCGGCGCGGCCCCAGCTCAAGAACCTGGTGGGGATCACGCGTTGCGTCCTGAGCCGCTCCACGAACCCCTCGGTGCGCCTCTCGTTCTCGCAGTCGTGCGGCGGCACGACGAGCGACATGCGTCCCAACAACATGTTCGGGTGGGGACTCGTGGACGCCTACGCCGCGGTCCACTTCGGACCCGACGGCGACGCCGACGGGGTCGCGGACGCGTGCGACTGTGCGCCGTCCGACGCCGGCTCGTACGACGCGCCGGGCGAGCTGCACGCGCTGACGTTCGCCGACGCATCGACGGTCGAGTGGGAGTCGCTCTCGCGGGAGGCCGGCAACGGCACGGTTTACGATCTCCTGCGCGGGAGCCTCGTCGACCTGGCGAGCGCGGGAACGATCGCGAGCGCGACGTGCCTCGCGGACGGGTCGGCGGCGAGCTCCTTCGCCGACGCCACGATTCCTGCTCCGGAACAGGGGTACTACTACGTCGCGCGGGCCCGGAACGGGTGCGGCTCGGGGGACTGGGGCGACGACTCCACGGGGAAGCCGAGGTCCCACGCCGACTGCCCCTGA